A section of the Hippea sp. KM1 genome encodes:
- a CDS encoding DUF4878 domain-containing protein has protein sequence MKKLFKFLVFLLVLGAIAVAAAFFFTSSLPQTADDFFKAIKNNDYNKAAEYLSENFKSATPVYRLKAALPYERFKHYSGYSFNVREVNADGTGKLKGVLEFDDGSKLPITIRLIKENDQWKINYIKLPPSGLTVNQQSNNQPKAPKASYDALVHKTMVGLVYAIMNDDYEGFYRSTSRQFQRSVALEKIKSVFSQFKGVNINWNDIPNMKPVIKSSKIKSNGVLKIVGYYPTQPRHLGFDFEYLKNNGEYKVFGVFLRLEK, from the coding sequence ATGAAGAAGCTGTTTAAGTTTTTGGTATTTCTGTTGGTTTTGGGTGCAATTGCCGTTGCTGCTGCGTTTTTCTTTACATCGAGCCTGCCTCAGACGGCAGATGATTTCTTTAAGGCCATAAAAAACAACGATTACAACAAGGCAGCAGAGTATCTATCTGAGAATTTCAAAAGCGCAACGCCTGTATATAGGCTAAAAGCCGCACTGCCCTATGAGAGGTTTAAGCATTACAGCGGCTATTCCTTCAATGTCAGGGAGGTAAACGCCGACGGCACGGGTAAACTCAAGGGCGTTTTGGAGTTTGACGATGGCTCAAAGCTGCCTATAACCATAAGGCTCATAAAGGAAAACGACCAGTGGAAGATTAACTATATAAAGCTGCCGCCATCTGGTTTGACGGTGAATCAACAAAGCAACAACCAGCCAAAAGCCCCCAAAGCCTCTTATGATGCGCTTGTCCATAAGACAATGGTCGGCTTGGTTTATGCCATAATGAACGACGATTATGAGGGCTTTTACCGCTCCACATCGAGACAGTTCCAAAGGAGTGTTGCCCTTGAGAAGATAAAATCCGTTTTTAGTCAGTTTAAGGGTGTCAATATCAACTGGAACGATATACCCAACATGAAGCCCGTCATAAAATCGAGCAAGATTAAAAGCAACGGTGTTCTGAAGATAGTGGGTTATTATCCGACACAGCCTCGCCATCTGGGTTTTGATTTTGAGTATCTAAAAAACAACGGGGAGTATAAGGTATTTGGCGTATTCTTGAGATTGGAAAAGTAA
- a CDS encoding cytidylyltransferase domain-containing protein, producing MINSKRVVAFVVARLSSSRLFGKQLKTIGDKRLIELEIVSRFLCNPPMSTSQGTSL from the coding sequence ATGATAAACTCAAAGAGGGTTGTGGCCTTTGTGGTTGCCAGGCTCTCCTCATCGAGGCTTTTTGGAAAACAGTTAAAAACCATAGGCGATAAGAGGCTTATCGAATTGGAAATCGTGTCAAGATTTTTGTGTAATCCACCTATGAGTACCTCCCAAGGAACATCTCTCTGA